A DNA window from Tenuifilaceae bacterium CYCD contains the following coding sequences:
- a CDS encoding RNA polymerase sigma factor, with the protein MEDSILIQRIIDDNDHKAFAEFVDKYQRMVIVTCRGFVGSYHEAEDLAQDVFVELYESLPSFRKESKLSTWIYRIAVNKSLNYVRKKKREKLLLNFGFGSKDNKGECDTPLTSFVGSEADHGIVLAEEKKMLKDAINKLPQNQKAALILSKYQDLSYKEIAEVMEVSISSVESLLFRAKSNLRAYLVDSQKK; encoded by the coding sequence ATGGAAGATAGTATTCTTATCCAAAGGATTATAGATGATAACGATCATAAAGCGTTTGCCGAGTTCGTGGACAAGTATCAACGAATGGTTATAGTTACTTGCCGTGGATTTGTCGGTTCGTACCATGAGGCTGAAGATCTTGCTCAGGATGTTTTTGTGGAACTGTATGAATCATTGCCAAGTTTTAGAAAAGAATCAAAATTATCTACATGGATATATCGCATTGCGGTTAATAAATCGCTTAACTATGTAAGAAAGAAAAAGCGGGAAAAGTTACTCCTTAACTTTGGTTTTGGTTCCAAAGATAACAAGGGAGAATGTGACACTCCGTTAACATCTTTTGTTGGTAGTGAGGCCGATCATGGAATTGTGTTGGCCGAGGAAAAGAAAATGCTTAAGGATGCTATCAATAAACTTCCACAAAACCAAAAGGCTGCTCTGATATTGAGCAAGTATCAGGATTTATCATACAAGGAAATTGCGGAAGTGATGGAGGTGAGCATATCATCGGTTGAATCATTACTTTTCAGGGCTAAATCTAATCTTCGAGCATATTTAGTTGATTCCCAAAAAAAATAG
- a CDS encoding serine/threonine protein phosphatase gives MSTYIIPDIHGCIKTLRSLVEDRLNITASDTIYFLGDFIDRGPDSAGVIDYILGLKDVGIGIEGLLGNHEHMMLNSFMSKSDLNLWMINSGQSTLKSYGIKSKYRLNIYESIPPKHLFFFQSLKSHLIVDDKFILVHGGINYHSMNPFADTDAMLWNRPAQVPSDFMPGYTIIHGHTPTPIDFIIRDVMLRENRLIGIDAGCVYKGQLPGTGYLTALNIDKWKLDFVECID, from the coding sequence GTGTCGACATATATTATCCCCGATATTCATGGTTGCATCAAAACGCTGCGAAGTTTGGTTGAGGATCGCCTTAACATCACGGCATCAGATACCATTTACTTTTTGGGCGATTTTATTGATCGGGGACCCGATAGTGCTGGTGTAATTGATTATATTTTGGGTCTTAAGGATGTGGGGATTGGCATTGAAGGTCTATTGGGAAACCATGAGCATATGATGCTTAACTCATTCATGAGCAAATCCGATTTAAATCTTTGGATGATAAACTCTGGCCAGAGCACTTTAAAGAGTTATGGTATTAAGTCAAAATATAGATTGAATATTTACGAAAGCATTCCACCTAAGCATTTGTTTTTTTTCCAATCGTTAAAATCTCACTTAATAGTTGATGACAAGTTCATTCTAGTTCATGGTGGGATAAACTACCATTCTATGAATCCTTTTGCTGATACCGATGCAATGCTCTGGAACCGTCCTGCTCAAGTACCGTCCGATTTTATGCCCGGATACACAATTATTCATGGTCATACACCAACGCCTATTGATTTTATAATTAGGGACGTAATGCTGAGGGAGAACCGTTTGATTGGGATTGATGCGGGTTGTGTTTACAAAGGCCAACTTCCTGGTACAGGCTACCTAACCGCACTCAATATAGATAAGTGGAAACTCGACTTTGTGGAGTGTATTGATTGA
- a CDS encoding alcohol dehydrogenase, which produces MKNFDYYNPVKILFGEGKIEQISTELNRGNKILLTYGGGSIKKNGTYDKVIKALSSFQVIEFGGIEANPKYETLIKAVQIVKERKIDFILAVGGGSVIDGTKFIAAASLYEGADPWDILVKGVKIEKAIPFGTILTLPATGSEMNSGAVISRLSTKEKYAFGSPVLFPKFSVLDPTTTLSLPPNQIANGIVDAYIHTVEQYLTYPSNSPIQDKFAESILKTLIEVGPKTLSNPNDLAHRANFMWSCTMALNGLIATGVPTDWATHMIGHELTAFFGLDHGVTLAIVYPALLREMVEFKKDKLYQYGEEVWGIKNDGSPETIEKIINRTEEFFQSLGVKTKLNEYGVTKEQTKPIVERFKNRDWKLGEQKNITHDVVERIFSRTFN; this is translated from the coding sequence ATGAAGAATTTTGATTACTATAACCCAGTAAAAATCCTTTTTGGAGAGGGAAAAATTGAACAAATCTCAACCGAACTAAATCGTGGCAATAAAATCCTTCTAACCTATGGAGGGGGAAGCATCAAAAAAAATGGCACATACGATAAAGTGATTAAAGCACTAAGTTCCTTTCAGGTTATTGAATTTGGGGGAATTGAAGCAAATCCAAAGTACGAAACACTAATAAAAGCCGTTCAGATTGTAAAGGAACGAAAAATTGATTTTATTCTTGCAGTTGGAGGAGGCTCCGTAATTGATGGCACAAAATTTATTGCAGCGGCATCTCTTTACGAAGGTGCAGACCCGTGGGATATTCTTGTAAAAGGCGTAAAAATTGAAAAAGCAATTCCATTTGGGACTATACTAACCCTCCCCGCAACTGGTAGCGAAATGAACTCTGGTGCGGTTATTAGCCGATTATCAACAAAAGAAAAATATGCATTTGGCAGCCCTGTTTTATTCCCAAAGTTCTCAGTGCTTGACCCAACGACTACCCTATCGCTTCCTCCAAACCAAATTGCCAACGGAATTGTTGATGCTTACATTCACACTGTAGAACAGTACCTAACCTACCCTAGCAACTCTCCTATTCAGGATAAGTTTGCAGAATCAATCCTTAAAACATTAATAGAAGTTGGCCCAAAAACCTTGAGCAATCCAAACGATTTGGCCCATAGGGCTAACTTTATGTGGAGTTGCACAATGGCCCTGAATGGGCTTATTGCAACAGGCGTTCCAACCGATTGGGCTACTCATATGATTGGTCACGAACTTACTGCTTTTTTTGGACTGGATCACGGTGTTACGTTAGCAATTGTATATCCAGCCCTACTACGCGAAATGGTTGAATTCAAAAAGGATAAACTTTACCAGTACGGCGAGGAAGTTTGGGGAATCAAAAACGATGGTAGCCCCGAAACTATTGAAAAGATTATAAATAGGACTGAAGAATTCTTCCAGTCACTAGGTGTAAAAACAAAACTTAATGAATACGGAGTAACCAAAGAGCAAACAAAACCTATTGTGGAACGCTTTAAGAATAGAGACTGGAAACTCGGCGAACAAAAAAACATCACTCATGATGTTGTTGAACGAATTTTCAGCAGAACATTCAATTAA
- a CDS encoding tRNA 2-thiocytidine(32) synthetase TtcA, with translation MSTPSIIKKLEGKVNQTLFNYNLINNGDKVMVGLSGGKDSYALLDLLISRRRVLPIDFELHACHVMATDMDYRADVGFMQQFCSENQVTFHLREITVEYNPSDRKPACFICSWKRRKMLFTTTREFGCNKLALGHHLDDAIETLLMNMINHSSISSLPPILSMFDGDINLIRPLSICLDRELELYASVKEFPCEIKKCIYEKDTHRESIRQIIAEMEKINRDARKNIYTSMQNIFDEYIVKKPDLISK, from the coding sequence GTGTCGACTCCATCCATAATAAAGAAACTCGAAGGGAAAGTAAACCAAACACTATTCAACTATAACCTTATCAACAACGGCGATAAAGTTATGGTGGGGCTATCTGGCGGCAAGGATAGTTACGCCCTACTCGATTTGCTTATTAGTAGACGTAGGGTTTTACCCATCGACTTTGAACTACACGCATGCCATGTAATGGCTACCGATATGGATTACAGGGCCGATGTTGGCTTTATGCAACAATTTTGCTCGGAAAACCAAGTTACATTTCACCTTCGGGAGATAACCGTTGAGTATAACCCATCAGATCGAAAACCGGCCTGTTTCATCTGTAGCTGGAAACGACGTAAAATGCTTTTTACTACCACACGAGAGTTTGGCTGCAATAAACTGGCACTAGGGCATCATTTGGATGATGCCATCGAGACACTGCTGATGAATATGATTAATCACTCATCAATCAGTTCCTTGCCGCCAATACTATCGATGTTTGATGGCGATATTAACCTTATTCGGCCACTGTCTATTTGCCTTGATAGAGAACTAGAATTATACGCTTCCGTAAAAGAATTTCCATGCGAAATAAAAAAATGTATTTATGAGAAGGACACACATCGAGAATCGATCCGCCAAATAATTGCAGAAATGGAAAAGATAAACCGCGATGCCCGAAAAAATATCTACACATCTATGCAAAATATCTTTGATGAATATATTGTTAAAAAACCTGATTTAATATCTAAATAA
- a CDS encoding agmatinase yields MINYGDLPKPFTERNTSKVAILPVPYDGTSTWVKGADKGPKALLDASANMEVYDIETDTEVYKVGIYTDKPVSESKSPEKMVEAVYSRTKGLLDEGKFVVIIGGEHSVSIGTIQAHAEKFKNMSVIQIDAHTDLRESYEGSKNNHACIMARAKEICPIVQVGIRSMDIGEKPNVDSSRVFWAHNIVGNEDWMDKAIDLLTDNVYLTIDLDGFDPSIVPSTGTPEPGGLQWYPTLKFLRKLIERKNLVGFDIVELCPNSSDKASDFLASKLLYKILTYKYLNQL; encoded by the coding sequence ATGATTAATTACGGAGATTTACCAAAGCCATTTACAGAAAGAAATACCTCGAAGGTTGCAATTTTACCAGTACCGTACGATGGTACAAGCACCTGGGTTAAGGGTGCCGATAAAGGCCCCAAGGCCTTACTAGACGCATCGGCCAATATGGAGGTGTATGATATTGAAACAGATACTGAAGTATATAAAGTAGGAATTTATACCGACAAGCCCGTTTCGGAATCGAAAAGTCCTGAGAAGATGGTAGAGGCGGTGTACTCAAGGACAAAGGGCTTACTCGATGAGGGCAAGTTCGTTGTCATTATTGGTGGAGAGCATTCCGTTAGTATAGGAACCATTCAGGCTCATGCTGAGAAGTTTAAGAATATGAGTGTAATCCAGATTGATGCTCATACCGATTTGCGCGAATCGTACGAGGGAAGTAAAAATAATCATGCTTGTATAATGGCACGTGCCAAGGAGATTTGCCCAATTGTGCAGGTAGGAATTCGAAGCATGGACATTGGCGAAAAGCCTAATGTTGATTCTTCAAGGGTATTTTGGGCACATAACATTGTTGGAAATGAGGATTGGATGGATAAAGCCATAGATCTATTAACCGATAATGTATACTTAACAATCGATTTGGATGGTTTTGATCCATCAATAGTACCTAGTACAGGAACTCCTGAGCCCGGTGGTTTGCAATGGTATCCCACGCTAAAGTTTTTAAGAAAACTTATTGAACGGAAAAATCTTGTTGGTTTTGATATAGTTGAGTTGTGCCCTAATTCGAGCGATAAGGCATCCGATTTCTTGGCATCTAAACTCCTTTATAAAATATTAACTTATAAGTATTTAAATCAACTCTGA
- a CDS encoding metal-dependent hydrolase, with product MNTQATKNIEAVAESIQWFGQSAVKIQNCGKTIYIDPFKLKQPDKADLILITHSHFDHFSPDDIKMIVSADSWIFCPSELVSQTEVFGAAKVIPVKPGYETEWKGINIKTIPMYNLIKKDKHPKEKGWVGYMLNLCHVWLYHTGDTERIPEMKNIKCDIMMLPLGQTYTMNSLEEATNAVYDTGASIAIPMHYGMYEGSMEDAIKFKELLKNKVEVIILPHN from the coding sequence ATGAATACTCAAGCAACAAAGAACATTGAAGCGGTAGCCGAGAGTATCCAATGGTTTGGTCAGTCCGCTGTAAAAATCCAGAATTGTGGAAAAACCATCTATATAGACCCTTTTAAACTAAAACAACCCGATAAGGCAGACCTAATCCTAATCACACACTCACATTTCGATCATTTCTCTCCTGATGATATAAAAATGATCGTGTCTGCTGACTCCTGGATCTTTTGCCCCTCGGAATTAGTATCACAAACCGAAGTTTTTGGCGCAGCCAAGGTTATTCCCGTAAAACCAGGATACGAAACGGAGTGGAAGGGTATCAATATAAAAACCATTCCAATGTATAATCTCATAAAAAAGGATAAACATCCAAAAGAAAAAGGCTGGGTTGGTTACATGCTAAACCTTTGCCATGTTTGGCTCTACCATACGGGCGATACAGAAAGAATCCCTGAAATGAAGAACATTAAGTGCGATATTATGATGCTACCTCTTGGTCAAACCTACACCATGAACTCGCTTGAAGAAGCAACTAATGCTGTTTACGACACTGGAGCATCCATTGCAATTCCTATGCATTATGGAATGTACGAAGGAAGTATGGAGGATGCCATTAAATTCAAGGAATTGCTGAAGAACAAAGTTGAAGTAATTATACTACCTCATAACTAA
- the ung2 gene encoding uracil-DNA glycosylase 2, whose protein sequence is MSMEVNPQIEESWKTVLMDEFRKDYFVKLKEFLVEEKKHYSVYPPGSQIFSAFNLTPFHDVKVVLLGQDPYHGPGQAHGLCFSVPVGIPKPPSLINIFKELNDDLGIPTPNHGNLEKWAKQGVLLLNATLTVRANQAGSHQRQGWENFTDAAIMALSEKRAGLVFILWGAYAQAKAQIIDKSKHHILLGPHPSPLSVHRGFFGCKHFSKTNQLLTAMGKEPIDWSLY, encoded by the coding sequence ATGAGCATGGAGGTCAACCCTCAGATTGAGGAAAGTTGGAAAACTGTTTTAATGGACGAGTTCCGCAAAGATTATTTTGTTAAATTAAAGGAATTCCTTGTTGAAGAAAAAAAGCATTATTCGGTTTACCCTCCCGGTTCGCAAATATTTTCGGCTTTTAACCTTACACCATTCCATGATGTTAAGGTTGTTCTTCTTGGTCAGGATCCTTATCATGGTCCGGGGCAAGCGCATGGGTTGTGCTTTTCGGTTCCGGTAGGCATTCCTAAGCCTCCATCGCTTATAAATATATTCAAGGAGTTGAACGATGATCTTGGCATTCCAACTCCTAACCATGGAAATTTGGAGAAATGGGCAAAGCAGGGCGTGTTACTTTTAAATGCTACCTTAACTGTTCGGGCAAATCAGGCGGGTTCGCATCAGAGGCAAGGTTGGGAAAACTTTACTGATGCGGCAATTATGGCCTTATCGGAGAAAAGGGCAGGGTTAGTTTTTATTCTCTGGGGGGCGTATGCACAGGCTAAGGCTCAAATAATCGATAAATCCAAACATCATATTTTATTGGGGCCTCATCCATCGCCATTATCAGTTCATCGCGGATTCTTTGGCTGCAAGCATTTCTCAAAAACCAATCAGCTCCTTACCGCTATGGGTAAAGAGCCGATTGACTGGAGTCTGTACTAA